The Oceanisphaera avium genome includes a region encoding these proteins:
- the rraB gene encoding ribonuclease E inhibitor RraB, with translation MQHWQDETHEIIASLLEDGSKADALYTLEHHFSGLDFDKLEKAALDCFKLEYEVTDAEEIVIETGETLLSFDAITQGTLEAEAIMLQVKQLLAIAEKYGLEYDGWGTYFEE, from the coding sequence CTGCAACATTGGCAAGATGAAACCCATGAGATTATTGCCTCATTATTAGAAGATGGCAGTAAAGCGGATGCGCTTTATACCTTAGAGCATCATTTCTCTGGGCTAGACTTCGACAAGCTGGAAAAAGCCGCTCTGGATTGCTTTAAGCTAGAATATGAAGTGACTGATGCCGAAGAAATCGTGATTGAAACCGGTGAAACACTGCTTAGTTTTGATGCCATAACTCAAGGGACGCTAGAGGCTGAAGCTATTATGCTACAAGTAAAACAGCTGCTGGCCATCGCCGAAAAATATGGCCTTGAATATGATGGCTGGGGCACTTATTTCGAAGAGTAA
- a CDS encoding methyl-accepting chemotaxis protein encodes MYKNLTLKMVIRLAFIVLFALALILSGSLYLLLQSQQGVNNAKDDLFNYFNNAGMVRLYSTEKSTALRDYVVTGNAEQLAVYEKADAVVEGRSKRVDNNTISDTDMLAKMDLTTAERSILERGQKSIVIMDKMENEAITLMRTGRQQQAQDILLSAEYDAERLIAVNTVDEFIDTMLGRLYGTVALEEQRNSTMAGVMVAVVVALIIFSLFLGWVLKRLVLVPLGAEPSEMERVANSIANGDLSSQFAANASGVYGKLQHMNNNLRELIGHIHESSNSLSAAAEQTSAISLQTSANLNRQQQDTDQVAAAINQMSATVQEVSQNTSLAASSAQSANEAAEQGRSVVQQTVTSISRLADDVTATGRVVQSLADSSSQISSVVEVIQEIADRTNLLALNAAIEAARAGEQGRGFAVVASEVRNLAEQTQHSSQEIVTTIAKLQEDAKQAMTAMTGGRQQAELTVGQAQEAEQALEMISGAVQTIHDMNTQIATAVEEQATVTEDISRNLTTIHELGDETAAGANQTATASGELTQLAARLQQLVQGFKLEAHEPSGRYLG; translated from the coding sequence ATGTATAAAAATTTAACCCTTAAGATGGTGATCCGCTTGGCGTTTATTGTGTTATTCGCGCTGGCGTTAATACTCAGTGGCTCGCTGTATTTGCTATTGCAATCTCAGCAAGGAGTCAACAACGCTAAAGACGATCTCTTTAACTACTTTAATAACGCTGGCATGGTGCGTTTATATTCTACGGAGAAATCGACTGCACTTCGTGACTATGTGGTCACGGGTAATGCCGAGCAACTGGCAGTCTATGAAAAAGCCGATGCGGTAGTAGAAGGGCGTTCTAAACGAGTAGATAATAATACCATTTCTGACACAGATATGTTGGCGAAAATGGACTTAACTACCGCGGAGCGCAGCATCCTAGAGCGCGGACAAAAATCCATTGTTATCATGGATAAGATGGAAAACGAGGCCATCACATTAATGAGAACAGGCCGCCAACAACAAGCCCAAGATATATTGTTAAGTGCAGAATACGATGCCGAGCGTTTAATAGCCGTAAACACGGTGGATGAGTTTATTGATACTATGCTCGGCCGTTTATACGGCACTGTGGCATTAGAAGAGCAACGTAATAGCACCATGGCCGGAGTGATGGTGGCGGTAGTGGTGGCTTTGATTATCTTTAGCTTATTCTTAGGCTGGGTGTTAAAGCGCTTAGTACTTGTGCCCTTAGGTGCCGAGCCTAGTGAAATGGAGCGGGTAGCTAACTCCATTGCTAATGGGGATTTAAGCTCACAGTTTGCAGCTAATGCTTCAGGTGTGTATGGCAAGTTGCAACATATGAATAATAATTTGCGCGAGCTGATTGGCCATATTCATGAGTCCAGTAATAGCTTGTCGGCAGCCGCTGAGCAAACGTCGGCGATTTCATTACAAACTAGTGCTAACTTAAATCGCCAGCAGCAAGATACTGACCAAGTAGCCGCCGCGATTAACCAGATGTCGGCTACCGTGCAAGAAGTGTCTCAAAACACCTCGCTGGCAGCGTCTTCAGCGCAGTCTGCCAATGAAGCGGCTGAACAAGGGCGTAGCGTGGTACAACAAACAGTGACCTCCATTAGTCGTTTAGCCGATGATGTGACCGCAACTGGGCGTGTGGTGCAGTCATTAGCCGATAGCAGTAGCCAAATTAGCTCAGTGGTAGAAGTGATCCAAGAAATTGCCGATCGCACAAATTTATTGGCGTTAAACGCCGCAATTGAAGCTGCACGCGCCGGCGAGCAAGGTCGTGGTTTTGCGGTGGTGGCCTCTGAGGTGCGCAATTTAGCAGAGCAAACGCAGCATTCTTCTCAAGAGATAGTGACCACCATTGCTAAGCTCCAAGAAGATGCTAAGCAAGCCATGACTGCCATGACCGGTGGTCGACAGCAGGCGGAGCTTACCGTCGGCCAAGCGCAAGAAGCAGAGCAAGCGCTGGAGATGATTAGTGGGGCGGTACAAACTATTCATGATATGAATACGCAAATTGCCACCGCCGTTGAAGAGCAAGCGACGGTAACAGAAGACATTAGTCGCAACTTAACGACTATCCACGAATTAGGCGATGAGACCGCGGCAGGAGCGAACCAAACAGCCACCGCCAGTGGCGAGCTCACCCAACTTGCCGCGCGCTTACAACAACTGGTACAGGGCTTTAAACTAGAAGCCCATGAACCCAGCGGCCGCTACCTTGGCTAA
- the osmB gene encoding osmotically-inducible lipoprotein OsmB, whose product MISSKKLAAITLASTLLFGLSACSNMSERDRNTAIGAGAGGVAGAVLTGGSTMGTLGGAAVGGVIGNQVKK is encoded by the coding sequence ATGATTAGCAGCAAAAAATTAGCAGCGATTACATTGGCCTCCACCTTACTCTTTGGCTTAAGTGCGTGCAGTAATATGTCAGAACGCGATCGCAACACGGCCATAGGTGCAGGTGCAGGGGGCGTAGCCGGTGCCGTATTAACGGGCGGTAGTACCATGGGTACCTTAGGTGGTGCAGCTGTGGGTGGCGTCATCGGTAACCAAGTTAAAAAATAA
- a CDS encoding M23 family metallopeptidase — MQKAPALTKQTRFAWSLTPWLCLALISTLLAAVFFYSQWQSSQRQQQLLTSQLAQQKRIQQRELTRIGQRLGQLQAQVSQVSQMSHRLVSDYDLMDELPVARLDTNLLQRPFNGFADLNQTLSQVMAHTQEYGITLVALESMLLNLHINEITQVQGHPVPGTSELSSGFGKRSDPFSGRARWHRGLDFRGKIGEPIAATAAGVVSVSEHHKDFGNMVEINHGQGWITRYAHLDSQLVEVGEYVEQGQLIARMGRSGRATGVHLHYEVLKGNKQLNPARFILN, encoded by the coding sequence ATGCAAAAAGCCCCCGCTCTTACCAAACAAACTCGCTTTGCTTGGTCTTTAACGCCTTGGTTATGCTTAGCACTAATTAGCACGCTACTGGCCGCGGTATTTTTTTATAGCCAGTGGCAAAGCAGTCAGCGCCAACAGCAGCTGTTAACCAGCCAACTCGCTCAGCAAAAACGTATTCAACAGCGAGAGCTTACCCGTATTGGCCAGCGTTTAGGTCAATTACAAGCGCAAGTAAGCCAAGTGAGTCAAATGAGTCATCGCTTAGTCAGTGACTATGATTTAATGGACGAGTTACCAGTAGCTCGCCTTGATACTAATTTATTACAGCGCCCTTTTAATGGCTTTGCCGATCTTAACCAAACCCTAAGCCAAGTCATGGCGCACACTCAAGAATATGGCATTACGCTGGTAGCACTTGAATCTATGCTATTGAATCTCCATATCAATGAAATCACGCAAGTCCAAGGACATCCCGTTCCTGGCACCAGTGAACTGAGTTCAGGGTTTGGCAAACGCAGTGATCCCTTTAGTGGACGAGCGCGTTGGCATCGCGGTTTAGACTTTAGAGGTAAAATAGGCGAGCCTATTGCTGCCACGGCCGCCGGTGTAGTGAGTGTATCTGAGCACCATAAAGACTTTGGTAATATGGTTGAAATTAACCACGGGCAGGGGTGGATTACCCGCTATGCCCATCTTGATAGTCAGTTAGTTGAAGTGGGTGAGTATGTCGAGCAAGGGCAGCTCATCGCACGTATGGGACGCTCTGGTCGTGCTACCGGCGTGCATTTGCATTACGAAGTGTTAAAAGGCAATAAACAGTTGAATCCAGCGCGATTTATACTTAATTAG
- a CDS encoding 1-acylglycerol-3-phosphate O-acyltransferase — protein MLKLLRILILALAMVAVFILGTLICLVRPRHPNNVYLLGRLFNQACKIIGLHVTFRGYEHAKNIKSAVYIANHQSNWDIIALTGAVMPRTVAIGKSSLFWIPLFGQLFWLSGNLLINRENKAKAASTIGTVVDKIRQQNMSIWMFPEGTRSQGKGLLPFKTGAFHIALQAQVPLIPIACSSYFGQVDLNRWDNGELIVEIMPPIAIEGYDAHQIRDLLKHSRKLLSERIDELDQEVRRPT, from the coding sequence ATGTTAAAGCTATTGCGGATCTTAATCTTGGCGCTGGCCATGGTGGCGGTGTTTATCTTAGGCACTCTTATTTGCCTAGTACGCCCTCGTCATCCTAATAACGTTTACTTGCTAGGACGCTTGTTTAACCAAGCCTGTAAAATTATTGGGCTGCATGTCACCTTTCGCGGTTATGAACACGCAAAAAATATTAAATCGGCGGTGTATATCGCCAATCATCAAAGTAACTGGGACATAATTGCGCTAACCGGTGCGGTGATGCCGCGCACTGTGGCCATTGGGAAGAGCAGTTTATTTTGGATCCCCTTATTTGGTCAGTTATTTTGGCTTAGTGGTAACTTGCTAATTAACAGAGAAAATAAAGCCAAAGCGGCCAGTACTATCGGCACTGTAGTGGACAAAATTCGCCAGCAAAATATGTCGATTTGGATGTTTCCAGAAGGCACGCGCAGCCAAGGTAAGGGCTTATTGCCGTTTAAAACCGGTGCCTTTCATATTGCATTGCAAGCGCAAGTGCCGTTAATCCCTATTGCCTGCTCTAGCTACTTTGGCCAAGTGGACTTAAACCGTTGGGATAATGGTGAGCTTATTGTGGAAATTATGCCGCCCATTGCCATTGAAGGATATGATGCGCACCAAATTCGCGACTTGCTAAAGCATAGTCGCAAACTATTAAGTGAGCGCATCGATGAGCTTGATCAAGAGGTGCGCCGTCCTACTTAA
- a CDS encoding GNAT family N-acetyltransferase, whose translation MMTTTTPIPLIDNYFLRALREADNAALAQVIRAVSAEYGLSAEKGYSVADPSLDRLSELYLAPAAQYWLVINKSGIIVGGAGFAPLIGEPTVCELQKMYLLNEARGLGLGKRLAQGVLAKAKERGYQCCYLETTAILPEALHLYQKLGFRPCPRLGNTGHDDCEITLMLKL comes from the coding sequence ATGATGACAACAACCACACCTATCCCGTTAATTGATAATTACTTTTTGCGTGCCTTAAGGGAGGCCGATAACGCCGCCTTAGCTCAGGTTATTCGCGCCGTCTCGGCTGAGTATGGACTGAGTGCAGAAAAAGGCTATAGCGTCGCAGACCCCAGTCTTGACCGGCTCAGTGAGCTTTACCTAGCGCCAGCGGCACAGTATTGGCTAGTCATTAATAAAAGCGGAATAATAGTAGGCGGAGCCGGCTTTGCTCCCTTAATAGGGGAGCCAACTGTGTGTGAGCTACAAAAAATGTACTTATTAAACGAAGCTCGGGGCTTAGGCTTAGGAAAGCGATTAGCACAAGGGGTGTTAGCTAAGGCTAAAGAGCGCGGTTATCAATGCTGTTATCTAGAAACTACGGCGATTTTACCTGAAGCACTGCATTTATATCAAAAATTAGGCTTTCGCCCCTGCCCTCGTTTAGGTAACACCGGCCATGATGATTGTGAAATCACGCTTATGCTAAAACTATGA
- a CDS encoding methyl-accepting chemotaxis protein produces MKNLTLKALIRLVFLVVLAVAMIFGVALYLLLQSQQSVSHTQESRFQSFNASNMMRMYSLELSNDIRNYVVTANPEKLKTYQDTMAMTLGEKPRAGGWQISNQAMLAELPVDASELALLEQGRRGTVMLGELEKKAIALMQNGRATEAQQLVFGPEYDEGRHLMSNSVNMAIADLLQRLNTQLEQEQQRNQQMVTLMITLVVGLVALSLLLGWTLKRSVLQPLGAEPSEMERVATAISEGDLSLTFNANATGVYANLQHMAEKLREVIGHIHQSSQSLSTAAEETSAISLQTSANIGRQQTDTEQVAAAINEMSATVQEVSHNTSLAASSARSANEAAEQGKVVVQQTVLSISQLADDVQATGQVVQSLADSSQEISTVVQVIQDIADRTNLLALNAAIEAARAGEQGRGFAVVASEVRDLAEQTQQSSQVIVTTIAKLQNDAKQAMLAMQSGRQQAELTVSQAHEAEQALNLISAAVQTINDMNTQIATAVEQQATVTEDISRNLTTIQGVGEETASGAEHTASASRELSELAAGLQQLVQGFRLETTLRNA; encoded by the coding sequence TTGAAAAACTTAACCTTGAAAGCGTTGATCCGCTTGGTGTTCTTGGTAGTGCTAGCGGTCGCTATGATATTTGGTGTTGCCTTATATCTGTTATTGCAATCCCAACAAAGTGTTAGCCACACTCAAGAATCTCGGTTTCAGTCTTTTAACGCCAGTAATATGATGCGTATGTACTCGCTTGAGCTTTCTAATGATATTCGTAACTATGTCGTTACCGCCAACCCTGAAAAACTAAAAACTTACCAAGACACCATGGCCATGACCTTGGGCGAAAAACCAAGAGCAGGGGGCTGGCAGATTTCAAACCAAGCCATGTTGGCAGAATTGCCAGTGGATGCTTCTGAATTAGCTTTGCTTGAGCAAGGCCGCCGCGGCACTGTGATGCTAGGTGAGCTGGAGAAAAAAGCGATTGCACTAATGCAAAATGGCCGTGCCACTGAAGCTCAACAATTAGTGTTTGGCCCTGAGTATGATGAAGGTCGTCACTTAATGAGTAATTCGGTCAATATGGCGATTGCCGACTTACTCCAGCGCTTAAATACTCAGTTAGAGCAAGAGCAGCAGCGTAACCAACAAATGGTGACCTTGATGATTACGTTAGTGGTGGGTTTAGTGGCATTAAGTCTGCTACTGGGCTGGACGCTGAAGCGCTCGGTATTACAACCGCTTGGCGCAGAGCCCAGTGAAATGGAGCGCGTCGCCACCGCTATTAGTGAAGGAGATTTAAGTTTAACCTTTAATGCTAACGCCACGGGTGTTTATGCTAATTTGCAGCACATGGCGGAAAAGCTGCGCGAAGTGATTGGTCATATTCATCAATCTAGCCAAAGCTTATCTACGGCGGCTGAAGAAACCTCCGCTATTTCCTTACAAACCAGTGCTAATATCGGACGCCAACAAACCGATACCGAACAAGTGGCGGCGGCCATAAATGAAATGTCTGCCACGGTGCAAGAAGTGTCTCACAATACCAGCTTAGCGGCGTCTTCGGCACGCTCTGCTAACGAAGCAGCCGAGCAGGGGAAAGTAGTAGTGCAACAGACGGTACTGTCTATTAGCCAACTTGCTGATGATGTGCAAGCAACCGGTCAAGTGGTGCAATCTTTAGCCGATAGCAGTCAAGAAATTAGTACTGTGGTCCAAGTTATTCAAGATATTGCCGATAGAACTAACTTATTAGCCCTTAACGCCGCCATTGAAGCGGCACGAGCGGGAGAACAGGGCCGAGGTTTTGCGGTCGTGGCGTCAGAGGTACGTGATCTTGCCGAGCAAACCCAGCAATCCTCACAAGTGATTGTGACCACTATTGCTAAGCTACAAAATGATGCTAAGCAGGCTATGTTAGCCATGCAAAGTGGCCGCCAGCAAGCGGAGCTCACCGTTAGTCAGGCCCATGAAGCCGAGCAGGCGCTTAATCTCATTAGTGCCGCCGTGCAAACCATTAATGACATGAATACCCAAATTGCCACCGCCGTAGAGCAACAGGCCACGGTCACGGAGGACATCAGTCGTAACCTCACCACCATTCAAGGAGTAGGCGAAGAGACCGCCAGTGGTGCCGAGCACACCGCCAGTGCCAGTCGTGAGCTATCAGAGCTTGCCGCGGGGCTACAACAACTCGTCCAAGGCTTTCGCTTAGAGACTACGCTACGTAACGCTTAG
- the secA gene encoding preprotein translocase subunit SecA: MITKLFTMIIGSRNDRSLKRMRKVVDEINAMEPKFEALSDSELQAKTVEFRQRLEQGETLEELLPEAFATVREASRRVFEMRHFDVQLIGGMVLHNNQIAEMKTGEGKTLTATLPVYLNALTGRGVHVITVNDYLARRDAEANRPLFEFLGLTVDCNLAGMDSSEKHAAYAADITYGTNNEFGFDYLRDNMAFSPQQRVQRPLYYALIDEVDSVLIDEARTPLIISGPAEDSSELYIRINTLIPKLVKQDEEDTEDYIGDGHYTVDEKNKQALLTENGQIFVEDELKRMGLIEEHDSLFSAGNITLLAHVNAGLRAHTLFERNVDYIVQDDEVIIVDEHTGRTMPGRRWSEGLHQAVEAREGVKIQNENQTLASITFQNFFRLYEKLAGMTGTADTEAFEFQHIYGLDTVVIPTNKPMVRNDMGDLVYLTAPEKYLAIIEDIKGCVKRGQPVLVGTVSIENSELLSGILDKEGIAHRVLNAKFHESEAEIIAEAGQAGVVTIATNMAGRGTDIVLGGNWQSEIDKLEAPSAQQIADIKAAWRIRHDEVIAAGGLHIIGTERHESRRIDNQLRGRAGRQGDAGSSRFYLSMEDALMRIFASDRVTGMMKKLGMEEGEAIEHPWVSRAIENAQRKVETRNFDIRKNLLEFDDVANDQRKVIYEQRNELLDASDISDTIALIREDVINGIIDEYIPPQSLEELWDVPGLEHRLMADFGLEAPIEAWLKENDKLHDEQIRDQIQALAAQAYADKEAVVGAEVIRQFETSVMLQTLDTLWKEHLAAMDHLRQGIHLRGYAQKNPKQEYKRESYELFTQLLENLKREVVSILSRVKVQSQEEIATADEQRREAAESLPQSYSHASADNLLEDETATATAGAAEPNTFVREGQKVGRNDACPCGSGKKYKQCHGKLN; encoded by the coding sequence ATGATCACTAAACTTTTTACCATGATAATTGGTAGCCGTAACGACAGAAGCCTCAAGCGCATGCGCAAAGTGGTGGATGAAATTAATGCCATGGAGCCTAAATTTGAGGCCTTGTCCGATAGCGAGTTACAAGCTAAAACTGTTGAGTTTCGCCAACGCCTAGAACAAGGTGAAACCTTAGAAGAACTCCTTCCCGAAGCTTTTGCTACTGTGCGTGAAGCCTCACGCCGTGTCTTTGAAATGCGCCATTTCGATGTGCAGTTAATTGGCGGCATGGTGTTACATAACAATCAAATTGCCGAAATGAAAACCGGTGAAGGTAAAACTTTAACCGCCACCTTGCCGGTCTATCTTAATGCGCTCACTGGGCGCGGTGTGCATGTGATCACGGTGAATGATTATCTGGCGCGTCGTGACGCAGAAGCTAACCGACCGTTATTTGAGTTCTTAGGCTTAACTGTTGACTGTAACTTAGCCGGTATGGACTCGAGCGAAAAGCATGCCGCGTATGCCGCCGATATTACTTACGGTACCAATAATGAGTTTGGCTTTGATTACCTACGGGACAACATGGCCTTTTCTCCGCAGCAGCGCGTACAACGTCCTTTATATTATGCGCTGATTGATGAAGTGGACTCGGTTTTAATTGATGAGGCGCGTACACCATTAATTATCTCAGGTCCGGCAGAAGACAGCTCAGAGCTTTATATTCGCATTAATACCTTGATCCCAAAGCTGGTTAAGCAAGACGAAGAAGACACCGAAGATTACATCGGTGATGGCCATTACACGGTAGACGAGAAAAACAAACAGGCGCTATTAACGGAAAACGGCCAAATTTTCGTTGAAGACGAATTAAAGCGCATGGGGTTAATTGAAGAGCATGACTCTTTATTCTCAGCAGGCAATATTACGCTGTTAGCTCATGTGAATGCGGGCTTGCGTGCTCATACATTATTTGAGCGCAACGTCGACTACATCGTTCAAGATGATGAAGTGATTATCGTGGATGAGCATACGGGTCGTACTATGCCTGGGCGTCGTTGGTCAGAGGGCTTACACCAAGCCGTTGAAGCGCGCGAAGGGGTGAAAATCCAAAATGAAAACCAGACCTTAGCCTCCATTACTTTTCAAAACTTCTTTAGATTATATGAAAAGCTGGCCGGTATGACTGGTACCGCAGATACTGAAGCTTTTGAATTTCAACATATTTACGGTTTAGATACGGTGGTGATCCCTACTAATAAACCCATGGTCCGCAACGACATGGGCGATTTAGTGTATTTAACAGCCCCTGAAAAATATTTAGCCATTATTGAAGACATTAAAGGCTGTGTTAAACGGGGCCAGCCGGTGCTCGTGGGTACCGTCTCTATTGAAAACTCCGAATTACTATCAGGCATCTTAGATAAAGAAGGCATCGCTCACCGAGTCCTTAACGCTAAATTTCATGAAAGTGAAGCGGAAATTATTGCCGAAGCCGGTCAAGCGGGAGTGGTCACCATAGCGACCAACATGGCCGGTCGGGGTACAGATATTGTGCTAGGTGGCAACTGGCAGTCAGAAATCGATAAGCTAGAAGCGCCGAGTGCGCAGCAAATCGCCGATATTAAAGCGGCGTGGCGCATTCGCCACGATGAAGTGATTGCTGCGGGTGGCTTACATATTATTGGTACCGAGCGCCATGAATCTCGCCGTATTGATAACCAGCTGCGCGGTCGTGCCGGTCGTCAAGGTGATGCCGGCTCTAGCCGTTTCTACTTGTCGATGGAAGATGCTTTGATGCGTATTTTTGCCTCAGATCGGGTTACCGGTATGATGAAAAAATTAGGCATGGAAGAAGGCGAAGCGATTGAACACCCTTGGGTGAGTCGCGCCATTGAAAATGCTCAGCGCAAAGTAGAAACCCGTAATTTCGACATTCGTAAAAACTTATTAGAATTTGATGATGTTGCTAACGACCAGCGTAAAGTTATCTATGAACAGCGTAATGAGCTGTTAGATGCCAGCGACATTAGCGACACCATTGCCTTGATCCGTGAAGACGTTATTAATGGCATTATCGATGAGTATATTCCTCCTCAATCATTAGAAGAGTTGTGGGATGTGCCAGGACTTGAGCACCGTTTGATGGCTGATTTTGGCTTAGAAGCGCCAATCGAGGCTTGGTTAAAAGAAAACGATAAGTTACACGATGAGCAAATTCGCGACCAAATACAGGCACTCGCTGCACAAGCTTATGCCGATAAAGAAGCGGTAGTGGGCGCGGAAGTGATCCGCCAATTTGAAACCTCAGTCATGCTGCAAACTCTAGACACCTTGTGGAAAGAGCACTTGGCGGCCATGGATCATTTACGCCAAGGTATTCATTTACGAGGTTATGCGCAAAAGAACCCTAAGCAAGAGTACAAGCGCGAGTCTTATGAGTTGTTTACTCAGTTGCTGGAAAATCTAAAGCGCGAAGTGGTGAGCATTTTGAGCCGAGTGAAAGTACAAAGCCAAGAAGAAATTGCCACCGCAGATGAACAACGCCGTGAAGCAGCGGAGAGTTTGCCACAAAGTTACAGCCATGCTTCGGCAGATAATTTATTAGAAGATGAGACGGCGACTGCGACTGCGGGCGCGGCTGAGCCTAATACTTTTGTGCGCGAAGGCCAAAAAGTAGGTCGTAATGACGCCTGCCCTTGTGGTTCCGGTAAAAAATACAAGCAATGTCACGGTAAATTAAATTAA
- the lpxC gene encoding UDP-3-O-acyl-N-acetylglucosamine deacetylase, which yields MIRQRTLKNTVQATGIGLHSGHKVQMTFVPAPANTGIVFRRTDLSPQVDIQADAALVKDTMLCTALVNEDGVRVSTIEHLSAALAGLGIDNLIIEVDAPEVPVMDGSSHPFIYLLQSGGIHELNALKRFIRIKKTVRVEDGDKWAELRPYHAGFKMDLTIDFDHPVFEGQSQHLVLDFSGAAFVKQLSRARTFGFMRDIEYLHSQNLALGGSLENAVVLDEYKVLNEDGLRYPNEFVKHKMLDAIGDLYMCNHSILGEFCAYKTGHALNNTLLRAMLADAEAWEIVTFDEQDSQSPIRYYDTAFSPA from the coding sequence ATGATTAGACAACGAACGTTAAAGAATACCGTGCAGGCCACCGGAATCGGCCTGCATTCCGGCCATAAAGTACAAATGACCTTTGTACCGGCGCCGGCTAACACAGGTATCGTGTTTCGTCGTACGGATCTGAGCCCGCAGGTCGATATTCAAGCCGATGCGGCTTTAGTGAAAGACACTATGCTGTGTACCGCGCTAGTCAATGAAGACGGCGTGCGGGTATCGACTATAGAGCATTTATCTGCCGCCCTTGCAGGGCTTGGCATCGATAACTTAATTATCGAAGTGGATGCCCCCGAAGTGCCGGTAATGGACGGTAGCTCTCATCCGTTTATTTACCTGCTGCAATCGGGAGGAATTCACGAGCTGAATGCCTTAAAGCGCTTTATTCGTATTAAGAAAACAGTACGCGTTGAAGATGGCGATAAATGGGCAGAATTAAGACCCTATCATGCCGGCTTTAAGATGGACTTGACCATCGACTTCGATCACCCGGTGTTTGAAGGTCAAAGCCAACATTTGGTACTGGATTTTTCGGGTGCTGCCTTTGTTAAGCAGTTAAGCCGCGCTCGTACATTTGGCTTTATGCGCGATATTGAATATCTGCACTCGCAAAACTTGGCGCTGGGCGGCAGTTTAGAAAATGCCGTGGTGTTAGATGAGTATAAAGTGTTAAACGAAGACGGCCTGCGCTACCCCAATGAGTTTGTGAAACATAAGATGTTAGACGCCATTGGCGATCTATACATGTGTAATCACAGTATTTTGGGTGAGTTTTGCGCTTATAAAACCGGCCACGCTCTGAACAATACCTTATTGCGCGCTATGTTAGCCGATGCCGAGGCCTGGGAAATCGTCACCTTTGATGAGCAAGATTCTCAGTCACCGATCCGCTACTACGACACCGCCTTTAGCCCTGCTTAA